A segment of the Chryseobacterium scophthalmum genome:
TCAAACAGGGAATTGACAGCGGAATTGCCACATTCGATACCGAATTACCAAGCTCAGAAGCCTGGAATTCCAGCTTTTTAAATGACTGCAGATGGGTTTTGGAAAATGAAAACAGCGAAGTAATCGGTTGGTGCGCTTTAAAACCTGTAAGTAAAAGAGATTGTTTTAAAGGAGTTGCCGAAGTAAGTATTTATTTTGATAATAATTACCTTGGGAAAGGTTTGGGTTCGGTTCTTTTAAAAAAACTGATTCTCGATAGTGAAAACCACGGATTCTGGACTTTACAGTCAAATATTTTTCCTGAAAATGAAGCATCTATAAAATTTCATCAGAAAAACGGTTTCAGAATCGTTGGTAAAAGAGATAAAGTTGGTCAGCTTCACGGTGAATGGAAAGACCTCGTTATGCTGGAAAAAAGGAGTCCGAATATTTTTTAGATAGTAAATAGCAGTCTTTTGGCATTTTGATTGTACCATTCATTTCATCAATTTAAATTTTAAAATTATGAAACTCCTGAAAAATATAATCGCGATCATCATTACAGCAGGATTTATATCTTCCTGTATTCCTCATCCGAGCCGAAGACCAATGCCTCCTGGTCATGATAAGAAAGTTGAAAAATTAAAAGAGCATCATCCAAGAAATAGAAATAGGTAATTGATTTTATACTATGATTATTCTGAAATAATAATAAAATTTCTTAAAAATTGTGAAAAATACAGTGGTAAACAATTATTGGCACTAGTATTGTAATTTTGATTTTTAATTTGAAATTGGTTAATATGAAAATCTTATCTAAAGTAATTGGGCTATTCTTGATTGTTTTCTCAATCATGCTTTCTCAGGCTGCACCTCTTCAAAGAGGGCATGGTCATGGACCACATAAAAAGCATCATTATCACGGTCATCACAAGCCAAAGTATAAAAAAGTAGTTTATTA
Coding sequences within it:
- a CDS encoding GNAT family N-acetyltransferase; the protein is MNYEIREMLPHDETRVLEIFKQGIDSGIATFDTELPSSEAWNSSFLNDCRWVLENENSEVIGWCALKPVSKRDCFKGVAEVSIYFDNNYLGKGLGSVLLKKLILDSENHGFWTLQSNIFPENEASIKFHQKNGFRIVGKRDKVGQLHGEWKDLVMLEKRSPNIF